From Saccopteryx leptura isolate mSacLep1 chromosome 3, mSacLep1_pri_phased_curated, whole genome shotgun sequence, one genomic window encodes:
- the LOC136400668 gene encoding ral guanine nucleotide dissociation stimulator-like, with protein sequence MDVELFKKVVPHQCRASMWSQRNKPGKEHLTSTVCATVKHFNCVVTCVITTCLGDPSMKARDRAKVVEHWIEVAKECRALRNFSSLHAILSALRSTSVHRLQKTWKKVSRRNSYTMQKLCKEEDRSGIRGLLIEEQPSRLATLILRLRGAQRKLPKKCVPFLGTFLSDLDKLGTAMDCVKGTHVSLEIEKEEQNVMEEIVLRQEAAEKYKFEPKEQFRVWFQAQEQLSETESYILSCQLEPRS encoded by the exons ATGGACGTG GAGCTGTTCAAGAAGGTAGTGCCCCACCAGTGCCGGGCATCTATGTGGTCCCAGAGGAACAAGCCTGGCAAGGAGCACCTGACATCTACTGTGTGCGCCactgttaaacattttaattgtgTGGTCACCTGTGTGATCACCACCTGCCTTGGGGACCCAAGCATGAAGGCCCGGGACAGGGCCAAAGTGGTGGAGCACTGGATTGAGGTGGCCAAG gagtGCAGAGCCCTCAGGAACTTCTCCTCCCTCCACGCCATTCTCTCAGCCCTGCGGAGCACGTCCGTCCATCGTCTACAGAAGACGTGGAAGAAGGTTTCCAG gaggAACAGCTATACAATGCAAAAGCTGTGTAAGGAAGAAGACCGCTCAGGGATCAGGGGACTGCTCATAGAG GAGCAGCCCTCTAGGCTTGCCACTCTGATCCTGAGACTCCGCGGAGCTCAGAGGAAGCTGCCAAAAAAG TGTGTCCCTTTCCTTGGCACGTTTTTGTCTGACCTGGATAAGCTGGGCACTGCCATGGATTGTGTGAAG GGGACTCACGTCAGCTTGGAAATAGAGAAGGAG GAACAGAATGTCATGGAGGAGATAGTCCTGCGGCAGGAGGCGGCCGAAAAATACAAATTCGAGCCCAAGGAGCAATTCAGGGTCTGGTTCCAGGCCCAGGAGCAGCTCAGCGAGACTGAGAG TTACATCCTGTCCTGCCAGCTGGAGCCTCGGTCCTAG